TAAAAAATCCAGACTGGACGGACTCAAAAAAGCTTTTGAATAATCTTGAATAAAAAGGGTAAAGGTATAAAGAAAAAATGGGTAACGAAAAAAGATATAGAGAAAAAAATGGATAATGAAAAAAGATATAGAGAAAAAAATGTGTAAAGATAAAAAAGTATAACGAATGTGTGATGAGGTCACCTAAGATAAAAAGTATAACGAAAATATGGGTGTCACTCGGATTGCAGTATCTCTTTTACTTTGTCCCTTGCTTCCTTAACTTCTTCGTCTTTAAGATCCAGATCTTTGTTCTTTTTGATTCCTAACTCGGAGATCACAATATGCCTGTCCGGGGTAAATCCTGCAAGTTCAAGGGTCTCTTTCGTGCAGTTTAAGGGGCAGCCGTCAATAGCTATAAGCCTCTCGGAACCTTCGGCCGATTTCAGGAGCCCGTTGATCCTGCCGCCAATCCCGACGGTGCACATCATTTTCCCGACTTCCTGCTTTGTAAGTTCGACTGCAATTTTGTTCGCTATCTGACCGACGTTGGACGCTCCGCTGCAGGCAAAGATTCCGACATTTGCCGAGCCGCATGAACATTTTGTTTCTTCTGCCATTATTTTTCTCTCCTGTTTGTTTAGTGACTCTCATTTGGTGATCCATTTCTTGATGTCTTCCACGCTTGGGACTTTTCCTGCGACTTTGACGTCTCCGTCAATAACAAGGGCAGGCGTGACCATAACTCCATATCCAAGAATTTTATCAAAATCCTCTACCTTGACAATTTCAGCATCAACGCCCAGTTCTTTGACTGCTTTTTCTGCCAGTTCCTTTGTTTTTTTGCATTTGGCACATCCAGTACCCAGTATTTCGATTTTCATGTATTTCACCTGAACATTTTATTAATTTTATTTATTCTCTATCATTTTTTTATTTGATCTCTAGCCTTCATTTCTTCTTAGGGTTATTTAGATCTTGTTTGTTTCAGTATTATTTTTTACACAATCGTAAGTCCGAATATATACCCCGAAATAGTTGCAACCACTATTACGAAGAAAATATAAGTCATTCCTTTTTTTATTCCCATTACCCGGTTGATAACAATCATACTTGGAAGGCTAAGTGCCGGACCTGCAAGAAGCATGGCAAGAGAAGGTCCTGTTCCCATTCCAAGCAGGGTAAGAGCTTTGATGATAGGGACTTCCGTAAGAGTGGAGAAGTACATAAGGGCTGCTGCAATAGATGCGACAAAGTTAGAAGCAATGGAATTCCCTCCTACCAGAGATGCTACAATCTCTTTTGGGAGCACTTCAACTATAATGCCTGCGAAAAATACACCTATAAGGAGCAGGGGTGTGATCTGTTTTATCAGGAACCAGGTCTCTCCCATCCAGCTTTCAAGCTCCTCTTTTGAGAACCACTTAATAGACAGGTATGCAGTAAGAGCTATCAGGGGTATCCAGGCAATTATTTGATTTGTGAATTTCCAGCCCCACGAGGACATGAATTCCGGTGCTACAAGAACTGCAATTAGCAAAATAAAAAGTTCAACAGTGTGTTTGTGTTCTTCTTCTCCAAAGGTTTTTATGGAACTCTTTTCCGCTTCTTTCCTTTCGTAAATCAGAGACATTGTAAGGCCTATAAACACTGACATAATTACAGCCAAAATGGCTCTTGCAGCTCCGATATCATATCCCAGGATTTTTGCGGTATAAACAACTGCAAGGATATTGATTGCCGGGGCAGAGAAAAGAAAAGTGGTTGCAGGACCTATTCCTGCTCCTCTTTTGTATATCCCCGCAAAAAGAGGAAGAGCCGTACAGCTGCAGACCGCAAGAAGGCAGCCTGAAACCGCAGCTACGGTATATGAGATATATTTTGGGGTATCCGCGCCAAAGAACTTCAATACGGATTCTTTGGAAAAGAGGGAGGCTATTGCTCCAGCTAGAAGAAAGGCAGGTAGGAGGCACATCAGCACATGCAGAGCTAGATACTCCTGAAGCGACTGGAACCCGACCGATATGAGATACATAAGATAATCAATGGTCATTTTTCCACCAGGTTTTTTCAGATTTCTTGTTATTATTTCAAATATATTTGAAATAAACTATATAAAATTTCCTATTTCAAATTATTTTGAAATAAGTTTGGAGCCTGTATTTCATGTCTACTGCAGATCTCCTGAAGGGTTCGAATATGAGTTTATTTATATATTTTCTGTAGCGTTTTATAGGGATGAAAATTAAAGTCGAATCAAGCTGTATATCCAGAAAAAGGTGTTTTCTTTATACTATTCTTCTGTTCATCCTTGCAGGTGTTTTTGAAATCGGAGGAGGATATCTGGTCTGGTTGTGGTTAAGGGAAAATAAGGGAGCATTATTCGGGCTTCTGGGAGGGCTGATATTTAGCTATCTATGGAGTCATCCCAACCTTTCAATCGGCAAATTTCGGAAGAGTTTCTGCTGCATACGGAGGAATTTTTATTATTTCCTCTCTTATATGGGGCTTTTTTGTCGATAAAAAGAGACCTGACAGATATGAGGTTACAGGTGCATTGATAGCACTTGTGGGAGTTTTTGTAATGTTCTATACCCCTCGCTGAACCTGAGAGAAGAGAGCTGGACTGGTAAGTTTGTCTCTGAAAACCTTAAATTTCGGGACACGTAATCCAGTCCTCATTTCCCTGCTGCCTTTTACGCCTCTTTTGCTACTTCTTTCATCATTTCTCCCACAAGGGTTGCTTTTTCGCAGTGGGAAGCCTCTTTGGGGCTGCAGTTTATGAGGATACTCATCAGCCTGTCTGCTGTCCTGTAGTATTTCATGTCTTCAAGCCTGGTCAGAAGTTTGGATAGACTTTCGCTGAATTCTCTGCATTTTTCATGGTCACATACCGCCTGTTCATGCAGACGGTTCGCGCGTTCCAATTCATCAATTATCTCAGATGGGATTTTTTCTGTCATATGAAACCGTCCTGTCATGTGACCCTTAATTTATTGTCTTCCAGGCATCTCTTAAAACGTATATTCATGTTTACAGTGTTCCTTTAAATCCTCTATAAAAGCAGCGTAAAAGTTCTCAGGAATTATAATTCCCTCTTCTCTTTATCAGACATACTTTCTCTAAAAAACATGTTTTTCTGCGAACTAAAAAACAGTTAAGAAATAAAAAACAGTTAAGAAATATAAAACAGTTAAGAAATATAAAACAGTTAAGAAATAAAAAACAGTTAAGAAATAAAAAACAGTTAAGAAATAAAAAAATCTGTTTGAGAGCCAGGGTGAAGATTCACCCGAACTCAAATGTTGTATGCTGCTTCACCATGCTGGGTTTTGTCAAGCCCTATGATTTCTTCGCTTTCACTGACTTTGAGCCCTATCGTTTTATGGAGTACAAATCCTATCAGCAGGGTGCAGGCCATTGCGTATACAATTGTGATAACCACGCCCTGAAGCTGAATCATCAACTGGGCAGAGTTCCCGAGAAGTAGGCCTTCTCCGCCTACACTTGCATATACGCCTGTTAATATCGCACCGACTATTCCGCCGACTCCGTGAACTCCAAATGCATCAAGTGAATCGTCGTATCCTAGCCTGTTTTTGAACATCACAGCCTGGTAACATATGAAGCTTGCAATCGCACCTATGGCAATCGCGGCTACTGGAGTGACAAATCCGGCAGCAGGAGTTATCCCTACAAGCCCTGCCAGGATGCCGGTTGCAAACCCGAGTGCGGTGGGGCGTCCAAGGTGCGCCCATTCAAGCGCCATCCAGACAAAACCTGCTGCAGCGGGAGCAACGAGCGTGGTCATGAATGCAAGGGCTGCTATTTCGTTTGCAGCAAGAGCCGAGCCTGCGTTGAACCCGAACCACCCGAACCAGAGAAGTCCGGCTCCGAGGAGGGTCAGGGTAACGTTGTGCGGCTTCAGGGAATCAACACCATATCCCCTTCTCTTGCCGAGGTATGCCAGTATTGCAAGTGAAGACATACCTGCAGTTATGTGGACAACCGTACCGCCTGCAAAGTCAAGGGCTTCTCCGGTAAGGAATCCGCCGCCCCAAACCCAGTGACATACCGGGGCATAGACAATAAGGCCCCAGAGCAGGATGAACGCGATGTAAGACTTGAACTTGACACGCCCTACTATGGCACCGGATATAAGTGCAGGAGTAATTATTGCGAACATTCCCTGGAATGCAACAAATGCATAGGTGGGAATCGTACCTGTTACGGAGTAAGGATCAATCCCGCTCAGAAACACATTCTCAAGGCCGCCAATAAACCAGTTGCCTTCTGAAAACGCAAGGGAGTAACCTATTATTATCCATTCAAGAGCCAGGACGCCCATTGCAACGAATGAATGCATCATGCTGCTCAGGACGTTTTTACGCTGGACAAGCCCTCCGTAGAACAGTGCCAGCGCAGGAACCATTAATAATACCAATGCCGATGAAAGCAATACCCATACAGTGTCTGCTCCGTTTATAGCCATTTTCAACCCCTCAAATTGCCTCAGGTCCGGTTTCGTTCGTGCGGATCCTTATCACGTTTTCAAGTGGCAGCACGAAGATCTTTCCGCTTCCAACGTAACCGTCACTGCCTTTTGCTCCAGTTTTTATTGCCTCAATTGTTGGCTCAAGGAATTCGTCATTTACAGCGATTTCGATCTTGATTTTTTCAAGCAGGTTTGCATCATATTCCATCGCTCTGTAGATTTCCATATATCCTTTTTGAGCGCCATAGCCGGAAACGGATGATACAGTCAACCTGCTCACTTCGATTTTCTGAAGCTCTCTTTTGACTGCATCAAGCCTTTCAGGCCTTATCATTGCAATTACGTATTTCATCGCGACCACCAGTAGGTATCCTCTATCCTACTTTATTCTATTTAATTCTATCTAAATATGTGCTAATTATTTGAACAGTTTGGGGCAAAAACCTGTAAAAATATTCGTTATTGAATTCGATCAACCCGGGTTCAAAACCCAGACTTCCCCTTTTCATCTCTTCTATCAGAGAATTTTTATTCCCTGAAATCAAATTCAGAGCTATGTTTGGAGAAATCGGAATTGTAAGAAACGAGGCAGATGAAACTTCCCTGCAAATCCTCTCCCTTTTCAGGGAAAGCATAAGCGAAATTCGCCTGAATGAACCTGAATCAGTATCAGCATACTTCAGCCCCAGCTATTCGTATTATATCGTGGTGCATACTCCTCTGAATTTCAAATTCTCTGAAAAAAGAGAAGAATGGAACCTGCGGTTTTGCAGGAATGTCGGAGTCTCCATTGTGGAACTGGTTACAGCCGATGCCAGCAGTGCTTACGTGAGGGGTTTGATGGCTGTTAACGGGTCAAAAGTCTATTCTATCCTTCCTTTCATCTCAATAGATGCAGAAAAAGCAAAAAAAGCTAAATTCCCTGAAGACCGCATGTCCGGTGTAAGGGGCAAGGTGATCCCATCCGTGCTTCCGGAAATAAAAGGGGAAACTATCCTTGATATTGGCTGCGGTTTCGGGACACTCACAATGGAGCTTGCAAAAAATAACCCTGAATCGCAGGTTTACGGCATTGACCTTCATGATTCCCTCACAGGCCAGGCAGAAATGAATGCTGAAGTCCTCGGATTGCCAAATGTTGAGTTCAGGACAGGAAGCGCCTATGCCCTGCCTTTTGAAAAGGACTCGATAGACGCTGTAACCTGCTTTTTAATGCTCCATCACCTGGAGGATATTAAGTTCGCACTTTTTGAGATCAAAAGAGTGTTGAAAAAAGGCGGGTCATTAACTGCAGTTGAGCCGCTGGCACACCAGCACCATCACGGGCCCCAGCTTTCGGAAGCCGAATGGAAAGAGCTTTTTGAGGAAGCAGGTTTTGGTACGGAAACCGAAAATATGGAAGGAGCAGTTGTTTTGAGAGCCGTGAAAAGAGAATAATATTAATATTGAGATGAGTGATTTTAAAAATGGATTGAAAGATTTTCAGAACATGATTATGAATTTTATTTTCTTTCAATCCATCTTATCAGCTGTTCATCAAAATAATAATTTATCTCAATAA
This window of the Methanosarcina mazei S-6 genome carries:
- a CDS encoding putative zinc-binding protein, whose translation is MAEETKCSCGSANVGIFACSGASNVGQIANKIAVELTKQEVGKMMCTVGIGGRINGLLKSAEGSERLIAIDGCPLNCTKETLELAGFTPDRHIVISELGIKKNKDLDLKDEEVKEARDKVKEILQSE
- a CDS encoding thioredoxin family protein; the protein is MKIEILGTGCAKCKKTKELAEKAVKELGVDAEIVKVEDFDKILGYGVMVTPALVIDGDVKVAGKVPSVEDIKKWITK
- a CDS encoding permease, giving the protein MTIDYLMYLISVGFQSLQEYLALHVLMCLLPAFLLAGAIASLFSKESVLKFFGADTPKYISYTVAAVSGCLLAVCSCTALPLFAGIYKRGAGIGPATTFLFSAPAINILAVVYTAKILGYDIGAARAILAVIMSVFIGLTMSLIYERKEAEKSSIKTFGEEEHKHTVELFILLIAVLVAPEFMSSWGWKFTNQIIAWIPLIALTAYLSIKWFSKEELESWMGETWFLIKQITPLLLIGVFFAGIIVEVLPKEIVASLVGGNSIASNFVASIAAALMYFSTLTEVPIIKALTLLGMGTGPSLAMLLAGPALSLPSMIVINRVMGIKKGMTYIFFVIVVATISGYIFGLTIV
- a CDS encoding YnfA family protein, producing MPTFQSANFGRVSAAYGGIFIISSLIWGFFVDKKRPDRYEVTGALIALVGVFVMFYTPR
- a CDS encoding ammonium transporter, which encodes MAINGADTVWVLLSSALVLLMVPALALFYGGLVQRKNVLSSMMHSFVAMGVLALEWIIIGYSLAFSEGNWFIGGLENVFLSGIDPYSVTGTIPTYAFVAFQGMFAIITPALISGAIVGRVKFKSYIAFILLWGLIVYAPVCHWVWGGGFLTGEALDFAGGTVVHITAGMSSLAILAYLGKRRGYGVDSLKPHNVTLTLLGAGLLWFGWFGFNAGSALAANEIAALAFMTTLVAPAAAGFVWMALEWAHLGRPTALGFATGILAGLVGITPAAGFVTPVAAIAIGAIASFICYQAVMFKNRLGYDDSLDAFGVHGVGGIVGAILTGVYASVGGEGLLLGNSAQLMIQLQGVVITIVYAMACTLLIGFVLHKTIGLKVSESEEIIGLDKTQHGEAAYNI
- a CDS encoding P-II family nitrogen regulator, producing the protein MKYVIAMIRPERLDAVKRELQKIEVSRLTVSSVSGYGAQKGYMEIYRAMEYDANLLEKIKIEIAVNDEFLEPTIEAIKTGAKGSDGYVGSGKIFVLPLENVIRIRTNETGPEAI
- a CDS encoding class I SAM-dependent methyltransferase; the encoded protein is MFGEIGIVRNEADETSLQILSLFRESISEIRLNEPESVSAYFSPSYSYYIVVHTPLNFKFSEKREEWNLRFCRNVGVSIVELVTADASSAYVRGLMAVNGSKVYSILPFISIDAEKAKKAKFPEDRMSGVRGKVIPSVLPEIKGETILDIGCGFGTLTMELAKNNPESQVYGIDLHDSLTGQAEMNAEVLGLPNVEFRTGSAYALPFEKDSIDAVTCFLMLHHLEDIKFALFEIKRVLKKGGSLTAVEPLAHQHHHGPQLSEAEWKELFEEAGFGTETENMEGAVVLRAVKRE